The Tessaracoccus flavus genome includes the window GCGTTCTCGATGTGCAGCAGCTCGAGGAAGAATCGGCCGACGAAGAGGAACGTGACCATGATCGCGAGTGCGATGAGACATTCGCGCAGGATCACCCACTGCCGACGCTCAGGGGCCGTCTTCCGCAAGGCCGCCAGGAACAGGGGCACGTTGCCCAGCGGGTCCATGACGAGGAAGAACGTCATGGCAGCGGACAACATGGTCATCGTCGGGATACCTCTTCTCTGGAGCCGGCGCTCAACTGTACGGCGTGCGCCCCCACGGCTTTCACGGGGTGAGCTTGCGCAGCGCGAGTTCGGCGAAGAGGCGGGCGCCGTCGGGCACAACGGCGTCGTCGAACCGGGCGTAGGCCGAGTGGTTGAAGGGCGCCGTGTCCGGGTCGGCGTCGGGAGGGCAGGCCGACAGCCCGATGAAGCAGCCCGGAACCTCCTCGAGCAGCCGGGAGAAGTCCTCCGCCCCGGCGAGCGGCTTCTCCCAGCGACGGTGGCGCTCGTCCCCGAACAGGTCGCGCACCACGTCGGCGACGACGTCGGCCTCGGCGTCGTGGTTGACGGTGACGGGGTACTGCTCGACGAACTCGGTCTCGCCGGTCACCCCGTGGCCGGCGGCGATGCCGTCGACCAGCCGCTCGATCGTCTGGAAGAGCTTGGCGCGCACGTCGGTGTCGAAGGTCCGCAGCGTCGCCTCCAGCCGCCCCTCCTCGGGGATGACGTTGGCGATGGTGCCCGCGCTCAGGAGGCCGACGGTGACCACCACCGGGTTCTGAACGTCGAAATTACGCGTCACCATGGTGTTGAGACCGGTGGTGATGGCGGCGAGGGCCGGTACGGGGTCGGCGGCGAGCTGCGGCGTCGAGCCGTGGCCGCCGCGGCCCAGCACCCGCACCTTCGCGATGTCGGAGCTGGCCATGACGGTGCCGGGCTTCGTGGAGAACACGCCGTGGGGATCCAGTGCGGACCAGACGTGGATGGCGTACACGTAGTCGGGACGCGGCCCGGCGACGTCGAGGAGCCCTTCCTCGAGCATGTACCTGGCGCCGTCGACCCCTTCTTCGCCGGGCTGGAACATGAAGATGACGTCGCCCGCCAGCTCGCCGCGCCGAGCGCACAGTTCGTGTGCAGCGCCGATGAGCATGGTCATGTGGAGATCGTGGCCGCACGCGTGCATGTTGCCGTTGGTGGAGGCGTAGTCGAGGCCGGTCAGTTCCTTGACGGGAAGCGCGTCCATGTCGGCGCGTAGCAGCACGACGGGGCGCTTGCCCTGCGTCTCGCGGCCGCCACGCAGCACGCCGACGACGCTCGTCAGGGACTCGCCGAGGGTGATCTCGAGCGGCAGGCCGTCGAGAGCTTTGAGCACAGCCTCCTGGGTCCGGGGGAGGTCGAGCCCCACCTCAGGGATCTGGTGCAGTTCGCGGCGCACGGCGATGAGATCGATCATGGACCTATTCCTAGCAGATCCACTCCGCCCGCTAGCCCCCAGCGAACCTGGTACCAGCGCGCCAGCAAAGAAGCCGGAACGCCAACGGATCGGCCCAAACGCCAACGGACAAGGCCGAACGCCGACAGTAATAAGCGACGCCCGCGAAATATCGCGGGCGTCGCTGGGTCTCGGTGGCGTGAGCCGCTGACCGTTGGCGTTGTGGTCCGACCGGGGATCAGAACGCGCGGATCAGGTCACTCCTTCATCGTCCCCGTCTCGAGGAAGCGGACGTGCCAACCCAGCGCTGTGCGCAGGTCGTGCGGCGTGTGCATGCCGTTGGCCTTCGTGTGGGCCAGCTTCACGTACTCGCGCAGCGGCTCCCGGTAATCCGGGTGGGCGCAGTTCTCGATGATCTTCTCGGCGCGCTGGCGGGGAGCCAGGCCGCGAAGGTCCGCAAGACCCTGCTCGGTGACGATGACCGACACGTCGTGCTCGGTGTGGTCGACGTGGTTGACCATCGGGACGATCGCCGAGATGGCGCCGCCCTTCGCCGTCGACGGCGACACGAAGCAGGAGAAGAAGGCGTTGCGGGTGAAGTCACCCGAACCGCCGATGCCGTTCTGCATGCGCGACCCCATCACGTGGGTGGAGTTCACGTTGCCGTAGATGTCGGCCTCGATCATGCCGTTGCAGGAGA containing:
- a CDS encoding M20 metallopeptidase family protein yields the protein MIDLIAVRRELHQIPEVGLDLPRTQEAVLKALDGLPLEITLGESLTSVVGVLRGGRETQGKRPVVLLRADMDALPVKELTGLDYASTNGNMHACGHDLHMTMLIGAAHELCARRGELAGDVIFMFQPGEEGVDGARYMLEEGLLDVAGPRPDYVYAIHVWSALDPHGVFSTKPGTVMASSDIAKVRVLGRGGHGSTPQLAADPVPALAAITTGLNTMVTRNFDVQNPVVVTVGLLSAGTIANVIPEEGRLEATLRTFDTDVRAKLFQTIERLVDGIAAGHGVTGETEFVEQYPVTVNHDAEADVVADVVRDLFGDERHRRWEKPLAGAEDFSRLLEEVPGCFIGLSACPPDADPDTAPFNHSAYARFDDAVVPDGARLFAELALRKLTP